Below is a window of bacterium DNA.
GATGGCATGATCGCGCAGGGCGCGCTCGGGCGCCGGCGCGAATATCTTCTCGTGTTTGGCCAGAAGCTCCTCACCCTTGGCGCTGCCGGTCTCGACGTAGTAGCCGTCGTCGGGGAGGGGGGTCAGAAGTATGTCCGCCCCCTCCACGCCGTCGGGCCGTCCGCCGGTGGAGGTGCAGAAGCAGGCGTCGTCCGCGGCGGTGCAGCTCACGGCGACGATGATCGTGGCGGCGCGCCTCTTCAAATAAAAGTCGTCCTCGTACTCCCCCGCGAAAACCGCGTCCAGGCTCTGCATGCCGCGGGCGTCGCAGGGACGGGCGCCCAGAATCACCGTGGGCGGGTACACGTCGAGGAGGAGGTCGCGGACCCGCGTCTCGGTCGCGTCGTAATCATAGGCGAGAATAGGCTCCGTCCGGGCGAAGATGAAGTCCTTGGCGGAGTTGGCGGTGCAGACGTAGTCCGCCTCGTAGTCCTCCATCGAGGAGATCTCGGCGAAGACGACGTCGTCGCCCCGCTTCTTCGGACCAATGATCCTGTAATTGTCGCCCGTGAGCGCCTGGAAGAGGTCGTTCAGTTCCCTCAGCTTGCCCTCGCGCATGGCTTTCCTCTGGTAAAGATGACGTTGGTCTGAGGCGGCAGCGTGGGGCGCGGTCATCCCCGCGACCGCTACCTTATAAACTCCTCGGCATCCTTTTCGTTGTAGGTGGTCAGGGGCGGCCGGGCCTCGGGGTCCAGGCCGGCCACGTAACCGAAGCGGTCAGCGACGACCCGGCGCAGGTGCTGGTTCAAGAGGTCCAGCGGTATGCCCACGGGGCAGGCCCGCTGGCACTCGCCGCAGCCGATGCAGCGCCCGGCCAAATGAAACGCCCGCACGATGTTCCAGCTCCAGTTCCCGAGCTCGTGCCCCGAGGTGGGGACCCACTGCGGCTGGTTCGAGTCGGCGATGCACCGCTCGCAGGAGCACAGGGGGCACGCCGCGCGGCAGGCGTAGCACCGGATGCACTTGGAAAAAGCCTCGCGCCAGAAGGCGTAGCGTTCCTCCCGGGATTTTCCGGCCAGCTCCGCGGCCCGTTCGCTGGGGCGATACTCCGTGAGCGCCGGGGCCTCGGGGAGGTCGCCGACCACGTGGGCCGTGTTCCTCGGCCGGTGGACGTCGCAGATTTCACATTTGAAGGGGCGCTCGCCGTCGGCGGAATCGTAATCGGGCACGACCCCCTCGCAGCAGACGCCGATGAGGGTGACCTTCCCCGGGTCGAGCTGGGCCTCCTGGATGAGCCCCACGGCGGCCTTGGCGTCGCAGCCCTTCAAGACGACCGCCGGCTTGGAGAACTCCGCCCCCAGGAGCTTGTAGCGCTTGTTCAGATACCCGGCGAGGTTGTTCAGGCAGCGTTCGTCGAAGATGAGCTTCTCCACGTCCGCCGGGTCGGTGACGAAGACCGGCGCCCGCCGCCGCTCGTCGTGGTGCCTGCCGTAGCCGATGACGACGTCGGCCTCGCCGGATTCGAGCAGCTTTTTCGCCAGCTCGCGCAATTCCTTTTCCATGTCCCTACCTGGAGAGGTTGTGGTAGTCGGTGTTCGGCCCCAGTTCCCGCACCTTGTCCGTCACTTCGTTGATGACCTTGACCCACTTGACGCCCTCGGCCGCGGAGACCCAGGAGAACTGGAGCCTTTGTAGGTCCAGGCCGAGGAAGCTGAATAATTCGCGGAAGACGGTCCAGCGCCGCCGGGCGTGGTAATTCCCCGTGTTGTAGTGGCAGTCGCCGGGGTGGCAGCCCGAGACCAGGACGCCATCGGCCCCGTTCTCGAAGGCCTTGATGACGAAGAGCGGGTCTATGCGGGCGCTGCACGGCAGCTTGATGACGCGGACGTTGGGCTGGTACTTCATGCGGCTGGTGCCCGCCAGGTCCATGCCCAGGTAGGTGCACCAGTTGCAGACGAAGGCGACGATGCGCGGCTCCCACTTCCCCTCGGAGGGCTCGGGTTCTTCCATCTTCTCCAGGGGGGTGGATGTCTGTTCGGCGACCAGCTCGTCGGCGGTCTTGGTGGTCAGGGCTTCCTTCTCGGCCACGTTTTCGCTCCTTGTACCCTTCGCGGGGTGGGGAGTTTCTGAGGTTTCCCGCGGGCGGGTGTGGACACCCGCCCCTACGTCCGTTGAGTTACGCCATCAAGCCCTAATCATCGTCCTTTGGCTTGCTGTCAACGTTTTTATTCCCCGATGATGTGACGTAACCTTTCAATTTCTTATCTGATTTGTCATTGTTATTAGCCCACTGCAATGGTCTTAGATTTGAGGGTTCGTTATTTTCTTCATTACAATCAATGTGGTCTATTTCCCAGCTAAAACTTGTTCTGACTTCTCCCTTTTTTCTTCCGTATCGTTCCCTTCTTATCCAAGCCCCACATTTATCTTTACGGACTCTATCTTTGTTGTGTCCCTTGACGACTGTTCCTTTCTCCCAAACAGCTTGTTTTTCTTTCTCTGTGAAGTTACCCATCTTAGCTCCTTTGATATAAGTTGAGGTAATTACAGGGACTGAATCTCCGCGTAGAGCTGCCTGTCGTTGAAGCCGGCCAACTGGGCCGAGTTGGAACGGCAGACCGCCGAGCACAGACCGCAACCCTGGCACAAACCGGGATTGACCTCGGCCACCATCCGCAGCACCGCCCCCTCGCGGTTTTTGATTTCCTTCTCGGTGATGGCCTGGTATGGGCAGGCGTTGACGCAGTCCCAGCAGCCGATGCAGGTCGTCTCGTTGACGTGGGCGACGACGGGGTCGCGCTCCAGCTCGTCGAAGGCGAAGAGTATCTGGATTTTCGAGGCGGCGGCCGAGCCCTGGGCCACGCAGTCCGGGATGTCCATCGGACCCTGGCAGACCCCGGCGAGGAAGATGCCGCCCGTATTCGTCTCCACGGGCCGCAGCTTCGGGTGGGCCTCGACGTAGAACCCGTGCTGGTCGTAGCTGATGGAGAGCTTGCGGGCGAGCTCCTTGGCGTCGGGCTGGGGGATCATGGCAGAGGCGACCACGACCATGTCCACGGCCAGCTCGATCTCTTCCCCGGCGATGGTGTCGGCCCCCTTGAGGACCAGCTTGTCCCCGTCGCGGTAGATGCGGGAGACGCGGCCGCGCAGGTAGAGCGCCCCGTCCTCCTCGATGGCCCGGCGCACGAACTCCTCGTAGCGCTTCCCACCGGCGCGCACGTCCATGTAGAAAACCACGGCCTGCCCGTCGTGAACGGCGTGCTTGTAGAGCATGGTGTGCTTGGCGGTGTACATGCAGCAGATTTTGCTGCAGTACTCGATGCCCTTCTCCGGGCAGCGGGAGCCGATGCACTGCAGGAAGGCGATGGTCTTCGGGACTTTATTGTCCGATGGCCGCTTGAGCTGGCCCAGGGTGGGTCCCGAGGAAGTTACGATGCGCTCGAACTGGAGGCCGTCTATGATGTCGGGGTCCTCGCCGTACCCGTACTCGCCGTAGCCCGTGTAGAGGCCGCCCTCGGGCTGGCGCCCCAGCTCGTAGAGGGTGTAGCCGGTGGCCGCCACGACGGCGCCGACGTCGTACTCCAGAATCTCGTCCTGCTGTTCGAAGTCTATGGCCCCGGTGGGGCAGACCTTTTCGCAGACCTTGCACTTGCCGGTCTGGAAGTAGGTGCAGTAATCGGGGTGGAGGACCGGGGTGTTGGGCACGGCCTGGGGGAAGGGGGAGTTGATGGCCTTGGTCATGGCGCCCCGCCGGACGTCGGAGGCCTCCTTGTAGCTGCCGGAGAAGACCCCGAGACCGGCCTCGAAGTAGTTGGGCATCCGGGCGGGGCACTTTTCCTGGCACAGGCCGCAGCCGGTGCAGAGGTCGGTGTTGACGTAGCGGGCCCGCCGGCGGATTGTGGCCTTGAAGTTGCCGATGAAGCCCTCCAGCTTCTCCAACTCGGCCCAGGAGATGATGGTCACGTTGGGGTGCTTGGCCGCCTCGACCATCCGCGGCGTCAGGATGCACTGGGAGCAGTCCAGGGTGGGGAACGTTTCATCTAACTGGGACATGTGGCCGCCGATGGAGGGGCTCCTCTCCAGAAGGATGACCTCGTGGCCGCCGTTGGCGATGTCCAGGGTGGCCTGGATGCCGGCGATGCCCCCGCCGATTACCAGCGCCCGCTTGGTCATCGGGACCCGGATGCGCTCCAGCGGCTCGTCGAAGAAAGTCTTCTCCACCATCATCTTCGTCAGCTCGACGGCCTTGGGGGTGCCCGTCTCCTTCGACGTGTGGACCCAGGAGCACTGCTCCCGGATGTTGGCCACCTCGACCATGAAGGGGTTCAGGCCGCTGGACTGGGCGGTGGAGCGGAAGGTCTTTTCGTGCATGTGCGGGCTGCAGGCGGAAACCACCACGCCGTCCAGGTCGTGCTCCTTGATCGCCTGGGCGATCATGTCCTGGCCCGGGGCCGAGCAGACGAACTTGTAGTCCGCCGCGAAGACCACCCCGGGGATGCCCTTCATCTCCTCGACCACCCGGGGGCAGTCCACGGTGTCGCCGATGTTTTTGCCACAGTGGCAGACGAAGACGCCTATTCTGCGGGCCATTTAACGTTCTCCTTCAATCGCGTCGGGCGTGGATAACGGTGTTTCGGCGAAGTCATTCGAAGAGGTCCGGCTTCTTCCGTTCCGATTCCTGGTGGTAGAGACGGGCGATGATGCGGCGGCTCTGCAGGTACCGGATGATGCCGACGGCGGTGAGGACCCCTCCCAGGGGGAGGAAAACCCAGCCGAGGACCTGGAAGAATGGCGTTTCGCCGAAGAACTTCAGCATCGTGAACCCCACCGCCCCGAATCCCAGGGCGGTGCGGATGTAGGCCAAAAGAGTTCTTTCGGCGGCCAGGAGGTTCCGATGGGCGGCCAGTTTATCCCGGATCAATGGACTCTCTCGCCGTATTTGCCGAGCCTGAGCTGATCGAATCGGCAGGCCCCGCCGCTCTCGTCGGCGCTCGGCTCCTCCGAGGGGACCTCCTCGGAGGATTCGACCATCGAGGCGACGGTCTCGCTGCGGAAATCGTGGACGTACACCCCGCGGACGAGCCCGTTCCCGGGCACCGCGCCTTCCCAGCAGACCGAGTATGCGGCGTCCAGGAGCCCGTCGTCGGCGGCCTGCTGGCCGCTCGAACGGATGAGCCAGGCGTCGAGCGCCAACCCCACGTCGTCCACCTCGAGACCGATTACGGCGAAGCCGTCACCGGGGTAGTCCACGGAAATGGGCGACCGGGGCCTGAGCTCGACCAGCGGCTCGGAGCTCTCCGGCTCGGGGGCCGGTTCGGCCAGCGCCGGGCCCAGCGGGTCGCCGGGCAGGACACCCAGCTCGAACTCGTAGGGGATGGTGAGCCGGCTCGAGACGGGAACGCCCTCCAGGGTGGCCGGTTTCCAGCGGGTGGCCTCGGCCGCTTCGAGGGCGGCGCGGTCAACGTCCTCCCGACCGCTGGACTGCGCGATCCAGGCCTCGCCCACCTCGCCGGACCCGTCTATCAGGAGGCTGACGCGGCACTCCCCCTCGAACCCCTCCTCGGCGGCCCCCGGGGGGTAGGCCGGCGGTTCGAGGGGTTCCATAGGAACGGGCGCGGTATAGTTCACCGCCGCCCCGGCGGCACCGGCGAGTATGACTAGCAATACCACTATCTGTAAGACCGGACCCTTCATCGTGTTCAGGAGAATCTGGCCGATACCGACCGGGTCGGGACCAGGTGCATGTTCAGCCCGAGCTCCCGGGGCTTGTGCCCGTAGGCCAGGCCGATGAGCTCGGTGAGGTAGACGATGGGTATGCGCAGCTTCTTTCCGGCGATGCGTCCGGCGCCGCTCTGGCGCATGTCCAGGTTGGCGTGGCACATGGGGCAGGCCACGGCGATGCAATCCGCCGAAACATTATCCGCCGCCACGAGTATCTTGGCCGCCAGGTTTTCCACGATGTCCACCCGGCTGAAGGGGAAGGCCGCCCCGCAGCACTCGGTGCGGTGGCTCCAGTCCACCGGCTCCGCGCCGACGCTCTCGAGAATCCGCTCCATCTTGCGCGGCTCCTCGGTGTCGTCCACGACGGCGTAATCCGGCGGCCGGGTGAGCAGGCAGCCGTAGTAACAGGCGACCTTCAGGCCCTCCAGGCGGCGGTGGACCTTCTTCTGTATCTCCTCGAGCCCCACGTCGTCGGCGAGGAAGTCCACGATGTGCCTGACCTCGACCGATCCGTCGTAGGGCTCCTCGACGGCCTCGGCGACCCGGGCCGCCAGCTTCTCGTCGTGCTTGATCTCGTAGTTCGCGGCCGAGAGCCGGGAGTAGCAGGCGGCGCAGGTGGTCAGCACCGGGAGGTTCAGCGGCTTCGCCTGCGACAGGTTGTACGCCCCCAGGGAGACGGAGAGCAGCTTCGAGTGGTGGTGTCCGGGGGAGGCGGCGCAGCAGACCCAGTCCGGCACCTCCTCCAGCTCGACGCCCAGGTCCTTGAACACGGCGAAGGCGCTCATCTCGAACTCGCGGCTGGTGCCGTGGTTGGAACAGCCGGGGTAGTAGGCGATTTTCACGAAGCCTCCCAGGCTCGATTAATTCCTTGACTCCATCCCGAGCACCCGCTCGTAGATGTCCTTTACGGCCTGCCGGCCCTTTTTCGTCCCCC
It encodes the following:
- a CDS encoding 4Fe-4S dicluster domain-containing protein, which produces MREGKLRELNDLFQALTGDNYRIIGPKKRGDDVVFAEISSMEDYEADYVCTANSAKDFIFARTEPILAYDYDATETRVRDLLLDVYPPTVILGARPCDARGMQSLDAVFAGEYEDDFYLKRRAATIIVAVSCTAADDACFCTSTGGRPDGVEGADILLTPLPDDGYYVETGSAKGEELLAKHEKIFAPAPERALRDHAIEKAYKDLRHDLTEAPERIKPWLDDFSNYDSEKWPKMAFRCLSCGACTFVCPTCHCFDIVDEGKLGAGERKKNWDACQFDHFTLHASGHNPRARQPLRWRNRFTCKFKIFLDKWNLPGCVGCGRCIRVCPVGQDITEVMAAVAELGE
- a CDS encoding 4Fe-4S dicluster domain-containing protein — protein: MEKELRELAKKLLESGEADVVIGYGRHHDERRRAPVFVTDPADVEKLIFDERCLNNLAGYLNKRYKLLGAEFSKPAVVLKGCDAKAAVGLIQEAQLDPGKVTLIGVCCEGVVPDYDSADGERPFKCEICDVHRPRNTAHVVGDLPEAPALTEYRPSERAAELAGKSREERYAFWREAFSKCIRCYACRAACPLCSCERCIADSNQPQWVPTSGHELGNWSWNIVRAFHLAGRCIGCGECQRACPVGIPLDLLNQHLRRVVADRFGYVAGLDPEARPPLTTYNEKDAEEFIR
- a CDS encoding hydrogenase iron-sulfur subunit, which gives rise to MEEPEPSEGKWEPRIVAFVCNWCTYLGMDLAGTSRMKYQPNVRVIKLPCSARIDPLFVIKAFENGADGVLVSGCHPGDCHYNTGNYHARRRWTVFRELFSFLGLDLQRLQFSWVSAAEGVKWVKVINEVTDKVRELGPNTDYHNLSR
- a CDS encoding HNH endonuclease gives rise to the protein MGNFTEKEKQAVWEKGTVVKGHNKDRVRKDKCGAWIRRERYGRKKGEVRTSFSWEIDHIDCNEENNEPSNLRPLQWANNNDKSDKKLKGYVTSSGNKNVDSKPKDDD
- a CDS encoding CoB--CoM heterodisulfide reductase iron-sulfur subunit A family protein translates to MARRIGVFVCHCGKNIGDTVDCPRVVEEMKGIPGVVFAADYKFVCSAPGQDMIAQAIKEHDLDGVVVSACSPHMHEKTFRSTAQSSGLNPFMVEVANIREQCSWVHTSKETGTPKAVELTKMMVEKTFFDEPLERIRVPMTKRALVIGGGIAGIQATLDIANGGHEVILLERSPSIGGHMSQLDETFPTLDCSQCILTPRMVEAAKHPNVTIISWAELEKLEGFIGNFKATIRRRARYVNTDLCTGCGLCQEKCPARMPNYFEAGLGVFSGSYKEASDVRRGAMTKAINSPFPQAVPNTPVLHPDYCTYFQTGKCKVCEKVCPTGAIDFEQQDEILEYDVGAVVAATGYTLYELGRQPEGGLYTGYGEYGYGEDPDIIDGLQFERIVTSSGPTLGQLKRPSDNKVPKTIAFLQCIGSRCPEKGIEYCSKICCMYTAKHTMLYKHAVHDGQAVVFYMDVRAGGKRYEEFVRRAIEEDGALYLRGRVSRIYRDGDKLVLKGADTIAGEEIELAVDMVVVASAMIPQPDAKELARKLSISYDQHGFYVEAHPKLRPVETNTGGIFLAGVCQGPMDIPDCVAQGSAAASKIQILFAFDELERDPVVAHVNETTCIGCWDCVNACPYQAITEKEIKNREGAVLRMVAEVNPGLCQGCGLCSAVCRSNSAQLAGFNDRQLYAEIQSL
- a CDS encoding DUF202 domain-containing protein, whose translation is MIRDKLAAHRNLLAAERTLLAYIRTALGFGAVGFTMLKFFGETPFFQVLGWVFLPLGGVLTAVGIIRYLQSRRIIARLYHQESERKKPDLFE
- a CDS encoding energy transducer TonB produces the protein MLVILAGAAGAAVNYTAPVPMEPLEPPAYPPGAAEEGFEGECRVSLLIDGSGEVGEAWIAQSSGREDVDRAALEAAEATRWKPATLEGVPVSSRLTIPYEFELGVLPGDPLGPALAEPAPEPESSEPLVELRPRSPISVDYPGDGFAVIGLEVDDVGLALDAWLIRSSGQQAADDGLLDAAYSVCWEGAVPGNGLVRGVYVHDFRSETVASMVESSEEVPSEEPSADESGGACRFDQLRLGKYGERVH
- a CDS encoding CoB--CoM heterodisulfide reductase iron-sulfur subunit B family protein; protein product: MKIAYYPGCSNHGTSREFEMSAFAVFKDLGVELEEVPDWVCCAASPGHHHSKLLSVSLGAYNLSQAKPLNLPVLTTCAACYSRLSAANYEIKHDEKLAARVAEAVEEPYDGSVEVRHIVDFLADDVGLEEIQKKVHRRLEGLKVACYYGCLLTRPPDYAVVDDTEEPRKMERILESVGAEPVDWSHRTECCGAAFPFSRVDIVENLAAKILVAADNVSADCIAVACPMCHANLDMRQSGAGRIAGKKLRIPIVYLTELIGLAYGHKPRELGLNMHLVPTRSVSARFS